A part of Aegilops tauschii subsp. strangulata cultivar AL8/78 chromosome 2, Aet v6.0, whole genome shotgun sequence genomic DNA contains:
- the LOC109760355 gene encoding uncharacterized protein isoform X2 encodes MAAPGRPAATPPPPPPPPPPPKSDKVAEKASASPAPPPETETAGPAPPPPPPPPSPPPPPKSDQVAEKASASPAPPPETDTAGPAPPPPTQNQTPTAETASPPQADTQRQTGKGEVTQAPSQEPAAATSAVDHLPAPPPPPPPPPEEQKQGDTAKDGKDSATANSPKAEEKKPVTSRWPRVRSPVLLLLSLFRLRHGKPSQPIEQPKVSPSAPEDELAAQKEESEGSQRRRHEAEASLSPAGPKEAPPAEPHQTKRRKSLQRTESVRPPEGVVAVAGEADAKRTPMKKKLQNAFVLVKDTLAWYGRHRSPKNAEKPEEDQSAAQKEKDGETKPSTSSPPEEEEAGTKSKLDDKTEETTKEPSTAAKDEEKARRRWERAEVRLEKILEDACTRLTLAEFRKLPNHKQQPYQQCLLTFSVFPLDSQVKKQAVTYWWSTRFNLPSERGGGADGIFSKLSGGGFLEPIKNGSTRVIYGCRVNPLVHWMAKRLAREKECADLDDPGGPAFSQPKSEVLCLTAGNRARMQKLREEDGLRPRTRPKPNQTMAPPSATQAVGGPSQKLQEDNDSQAQLKPSPSKMPPEGIVAPGGLPSQDQQDKTKRDDEMLETAILLIEFERKKVILNIDAHVYRLPEPLLTKLADRLEVLQLGRWGNTDDETYMEVETLESLSAIGKLKNLRYLSVRGLSRLTELPSEVRRLRKLAILDVRGCQNLVKLPSSTVKKLVALTHLDLTECYMLEHIGRGVAALPELRVFKGFVFGVGKRRRDACRLQHLAKLKKLWKLSVNVTTDANVEQDEMKQLAKLAGLLSLTVTWGERPSILLDDTSKKIQKQLQDLLDTWTCLRLPPQLDKLDVRCYPEGTLPLGTWLNGNKKLKKLYVRGGEVKELDIPGGNVIETLRLRYLKEFELNWTTELLPKLNRNTIKCVEVVDKDSKVVKAQTKGKVKLNEKEGTEKEKLIPIKKRMHIPVCTVDEHGVWVRDLKEEDAGGQTPGKAQTPGKAEGATGVAKAEKGVDDAGKALKVKEEDKPSNLKGTKGENEQPTLAKEDSGATDEIKTVDGGDKNHEIVNKENDNKKEAKDEERNPMKKGAQVHEPNTDENKVQAGDEKEELKETAEKQASPTLAVDQTVAPASEGDIKKGVVTDKTQKDKISETKEERQDEPRDAKGQDEPPSKQDTGNTDEPQTEGEDKGKDDEQPIDEDGGGGGGGDTATGDATSSQASKPKEETPALKAAASPPAAPPALSPATTGAAPAAVEAKEHGKAGQDDGPTGTRAVVENN; translated from the exons ATGGCTGCGCCCGGCCGCCCGGCGGCAACccctccaccaccaccgccaccgccaccgccaccgaaGTCTGACAAGGTCGCTGAAAAGGCGTCAGCGTCACCCGCTCCACCACCAGAGACAGAAACGGCCGgcccagcaccaccaccaccaccaccaccaccgtcaccgccaccgccaccgaaGTCTGACCAGGTCGCTGAAAAGGCGTCAGCGTCACCCGCTCCACCACCAGAGACAGACACGGCCGGCCCAGCACCACCACCGCCGACACAAAACCAAACACCGACGGCAGAAACGGCCAGCCCGCCACAGGCCGACACGCAGCGGCAAACCGGGAAGGGAGAGGTAACACAGGCTCCTTCGCAGGAGCCGGCGGCCGCCACCAGTGCCGTGGACCACCTTCctgcaccaccgccgccgcccccgccgcctcctgaGGAGCAGAAGCAAGGCGATACTGCCAAAGACGGGAAGGACTCTGCCACGGCAAACTCGCCcaaagcagaggagaagaagccgGTCACAAGCCGCTGGCCCCGCGTCCGGTCGCCCGTGCTgctgcttctctccctcttccgcCTCCGCCACGGGAAGCCAAGCCAGCCAATCGAGCAGCCTAAGGTCTCTCCTTCGGCGCCGGAGGACGAGCTGGCGGCACAGAAGGAGGAAAGTGAAGGGAGCCAGCGCCGTCGCCATGAAGCCGAGGCCTCATTGTCGCCGGCGGGGCCGAAGGAGGCGCCGCCCGCGGAGCCGCACCAAACCAAGCGCCGCAAGAGCCTGCAGCGCACCGAGAGCGTCCGGCCTCCCGAAGGTGTCGTTGCCGTTGCAGGCGAAGCTGACGCCAAGCGAACCCCCATGAAAAAGAAGCTTCAAAATGCGTTCGTGCTCGTGAAGGACACCTTGGCGTGGTACGGCCGGCATCGCTCCCCGAAGAATGCGGAGAAGCCGGAGGAGGACCAGTCGGCGGCGCAGAAGGAGAAAGACGGAGAGACCAAGCCGTCGACGTCGTcaccgccggaggaggaggaggcggggaCAAAGTCGAAGCTGGACGACAAAACCGAAGAGACCACCAAAGAGCCGTCGACGGCAGCAAAAGACGAGGAGAAGGCGCGCCGGCGGTGGGAACGGGCGGAGGTGCGACTCGAGAAGATCCTGGAGGATGCGTGCACGAGGCTGACGCTCGCCGAGTTCAGGAAGCTCCCGAACCACAAGCAGCAGCCGTACCAGCAGTGCCTCCTCACCTTCTCGGTGTTCCCACTCGACTCACAGGTGAAGAAGCAGGCCGTGACGTACTGGTGGTCCACGCGGTTCAACCTTCCGTcggagaggggcggcggcgcggacggGATCTTCTCGAAGCTCTCCGGCGGCGGCTTCCTCGAGCCGATCAAGAACGGCAGCACCAGGGTCATCTACGGCTGCCGGGTGAACCCGCTGGTGCACTGGATGGCGAAGCGGCTGGCGAGGGAGAAGGAGTGCGCCGACCTTGACGACCCCGGTGGCCCGGCTTTCAGCCAGCCCAAGTCGGAGGTCCTCTGCCTCACGGCGGGCAATCGTGCCCGGATGCAGAAACTGCGAGAGGAGGACGGCTTGCGACCCCGGACCCGGCCCAAGCCCAACCAAACAATGGCGCCTCCTTCGGCTACGCAAGCAGTCGGGGGCCCATCCCAG AAGCTCCAGGAGGACAATGATTCGCAGGCCCAGTTGAAACCCAGTCCATCAAAGATGCCTCCTGAGGGTATTGTAGCACCAGGTGGGCTCCCATCCCAG GATCAACAAGATAAGACCAAACGGGATGATGAAATGTTGGAGACTGCGATACTCCTCATCGAGTTTGAAAGGAAGAAAGTCATCCTCAACATTGACGCGCACGTGTACCGACTCCCGGAGCCCTTGCTCACCAAGCTCGCCGACCGCCTGGAAGTGCTGCAGCTCGGCCGGTGGGGGAACACCGACGACGAGACATACATGGAGGTGGAAACTCTGGAGTCGCTGAGCGCCATCGGCAAGCTGAAGAACCTCCGGTACCTGAGCGTGCGCGGGTTGTCCCGGCTGACGGAGCTCCCAAGCGAGGTCCGGAGGCTCCGGAAGCTGGCCATCTTGGACGTGCGCGGGTGCCAGAACCTGGTCAAGCTGCCGTCGTCCACCGTGAAGAAGCTCGTGGCGCTGACCCACCTGGACCTCACCGAGTGCTACATGCTGGAGCACATCGGGCGGGGGGTCGCCGCCCTGCCGGAGCTGCGCGTGTTCAAGGGCTTCGTGTTCGGCGTCGGCAAGCGGCGGCGCGACGCGTGCAGGCTGCAGCACCTCGCCAAGCTGAAGAAGCTCTGGAAGCTCAGCGTCAACGTCACCACCGACGCCAACGTCGAGCAGGACGAGATGAAGCAGCTCGCGAAGCTCGCCGGGCTCCTGTCGCTCACGGTTACGTGGGGTGAGAGGCCGAGCATATTGCTGgatgatactagcaagaaaattcaAAAGCAGCTGCAAGATCTCCTTGATACGTGGACCTGCCTCCGGCTACCGCCGCAGCTCGATAAGCTGGACGTCCGGTGCTACCCCGAGGGCACGCTGCCGTTGGGGACGTGGCTCAACGGCAACAAGAAACTCAAGAAGCTCTACGTGAGAGGCGGGGAGGTGAAGGAGCTCGACATCCCCGGAGGCAACGTCATCGAGACCCTGCGCCTCAGGTACCTCAAAGAGTTCGAGCTGAATTGGACGACTGAACTGCTCCCGAAGTTGAATAGGAATACCATTAAGTGTGTGGAGGTTGTCGATAAGGATTCTAAAGTGGTGAAGGCTCAAACCAAAGGTAAGGTTAAGCTAAATGAGAAGGAGGGGACAGAGAAAGAAAAGCTGATTCCCATTAAGAAGCGGATGCACATACCAGTGTGTACCGTGGATgaacatggggtgtgggtgagggATCTCAAGGAAGAAGATGCCGGTGGCCAAACTCCAGGTAAAGCCCAAACTCCAGGTAAAGCAGAAGGTGCTACCGGCGTTGCCAAAGCTGAAAAAGGTGTTGACGATGCCGGCAAAGCGCTAAAAG TGAAAGAAGAAGATAAGCCAAGCAACCTCAAAGGCACCAAAGGAGAAAATGAGCAACCAACACTAGCCAAGGAAGACAGTGGAGCTACTGATGAGATAAAAACCGTTGATGGTGGAGATAAGAACCATGAGATTGTTAATAAAGAGAACGACAACAAGAAGGAGGCAAAAGATGAAGAGCGCAATCCCATGAAGAAGGGTGCACAAGTACATGAGCCTAACACAGATGAGAATAAGGTGCAGGCGGGCGATGAGAAGGAGGAACTCAAAGAGACCGCGGAGAAGCAAGCGTCACCTACTCTCGCCGTCGATCAGACAGTGGCTCCAGCGAGCGAGGGGGATATCAAGAAAGGTGTCGTCACCGATAAGACCCAAAAAGACAAAATAAGTG AAACCAAAGAAGAGAGGCAAGACGAACCAAGAGATGCCAAAGGACAAGATGAGCCACCTAGCAAGCAAGACACAGGAAACACCGATGAACCACAAACAG AAGGTGAAGACAAAGGCAAAGACGACGAGCAGCCCATTGACGAAGacggaggcggcggtggcggcggcgatacAGCCACCGGTGATGCGACGAGCTCGCAGGCGTCGAAGCCTAAAGAGGAGACCCCAGCTCTTAAAGCAGCAGCTTCTCCCCCGGCGGCACCACCAGCATTATCGCCCGCAACTACCGGCGCTGCTCCAGCTGCCGTGGAGGCCAAGGAACATGGGAAGGCTGGCCAAGATGATGGACCAACAGGCACCCGTGCGGTGGTAGAGAATAATTGA
- the LOC109760355 gene encoding uncharacterized protein isoform X1, producing MAAPGRPAATPPPPPPPPPPPKSDKVAEKASASPAPPPETETAGPAPPPPPPPPSPPPPPKSDQVAEKASASPAPPPETDTAGPAPPPPTQNQTPTAETASPPQADTQRQTGKGEVTQAPSQEPAAATSAVDHLPAPPPPPPPPPEEQKQGDTAKDGKDSATANSPKAEEKKPVTSRWPRVRSPVLLLLSLFRLRHGKPSQPIEQPKVSPSAPEDELAAQKEESEGSQRRRHEAEASLSPAGPKEAPPAEPHQTKRRKSLQRTESVRPPEGVVAVAGEADAKRTPMKKKLQNAFVLVKDTLAWYGRHRSPKNAEKPEEDQSAAQKEKDGETKPSTSSPPEEEEAGTKSKLDDKTEETTKEPSTAAKDEEKARRRWERAEVRLEKILEDACTRLTLAEFRKLPNHKQQPYQQCLLTFSVFPLDSQVKKQAVTYWWSTRFNLPSERGGGADGIFSKLSGGGFLEPIKNGSTRVIYGCRVNPLVHWMAKRLAREKECADLDDPGGPAFSQPKSEVLCLTAGNRARMQKLREEDGLRPRTRPKPNQTMAPPSATQAVGGPSQKLQEDNDSQAQLKPSPSKMPPEGIVAPGGLPSQDQQDKTKRDDEMLETAILLIEFERKKVILNIDAHVYRLPEPLLTKLADRLEVLQLGRWGNTDDETYMEVETLESLSAIGKLKNLRYLSVRGLSRLTELPSEVRRLRKLAILDVRGCQNLVKLPSSTVKKLVALTHLDLTECYMLEHIGRGVAALPELRVFKGFVFGVGKRRRDACRLQHLAKLKKLWKLSVNVTTDANVEQDEMKQLAKLAGLLSLTVTWGERPSILLDDTSKKIQKQLQDLLDTWTCLRLPPQLDKLDVRCYPEGTLPLGTWLNGNKKLKKLYVRGGEVKELDIPGGNVIETLRLRYLKEFELNWTTELLPKLNRNTIKCVEVVDKDSKVVKAQTKGKVKLNEKEGTEKEKLIPIKKRMHIPVCTVDEHGVWVRDLKEEDAGGQTPGKAQTPGKAEGATGVAKAEKGVDDAGKALKEVKEEDKPSNLKGTKGENEQPTLAKEDSGATDEIKTVDGGDKNHEIVNKENDNKKEAKDEERNPMKKGAQVHEPNTDENKVQAGDEKEELKETAEKQASPTLAVDQTVAPASEGDIKKGVVTDKTQKDKISETKEERQDEPRDAKGQDEPPSKQDTGNTDEPQTEGEDKGKDDEQPIDEDGGGGGGGDTATGDATSSQASKPKEETPALKAAASPPAAPPALSPATTGAAPAAVEAKEHGKAGQDDGPTGTRAVVENN from the exons ATGGCTGCGCCCGGCCGCCCGGCGGCAACccctccaccaccaccgccaccgccaccgccaccgaaGTCTGACAAGGTCGCTGAAAAGGCGTCAGCGTCACCCGCTCCACCACCAGAGACAGAAACGGCCGgcccagcaccaccaccaccaccaccaccaccgtcaccgccaccgccaccgaaGTCTGACCAGGTCGCTGAAAAGGCGTCAGCGTCACCCGCTCCACCACCAGAGACAGACACGGCCGGCCCAGCACCACCACCGCCGACACAAAACCAAACACCGACGGCAGAAACGGCCAGCCCGCCACAGGCCGACACGCAGCGGCAAACCGGGAAGGGAGAGGTAACACAGGCTCCTTCGCAGGAGCCGGCGGCCGCCACCAGTGCCGTGGACCACCTTCctgcaccaccgccgccgcccccgccgcctcctgaGGAGCAGAAGCAAGGCGATACTGCCAAAGACGGGAAGGACTCTGCCACGGCAAACTCGCCcaaagcagaggagaagaagccgGTCACAAGCCGCTGGCCCCGCGTCCGGTCGCCCGTGCTgctgcttctctccctcttccgcCTCCGCCACGGGAAGCCAAGCCAGCCAATCGAGCAGCCTAAGGTCTCTCCTTCGGCGCCGGAGGACGAGCTGGCGGCACAGAAGGAGGAAAGTGAAGGGAGCCAGCGCCGTCGCCATGAAGCCGAGGCCTCATTGTCGCCGGCGGGGCCGAAGGAGGCGCCGCCCGCGGAGCCGCACCAAACCAAGCGCCGCAAGAGCCTGCAGCGCACCGAGAGCGTCCGGCCTCCCGAAGGTGTCGTTGCCGTTGCAGGCGAAGCTGACGCCAAGCGAACCCCCATGAAAAAGAAGCTTCAAAATGCGTTCGTGCTCGTGAAGGACACCTTGGCGTGGTACGGCCGGCATCGCTCCCCGAAGAATGCGGAGAAGCCGGAGGAGGACCAGTCGGCGGCGCAGAAGGAGAAAGACGGAGAGACCAAGCCGTCGACGTCGTcaccgccggaggaggaggaggcggggaCAAAGTCGAAGCTGGACGACAAAACCGAAGAGACCACCAAAGAGCCGTCGACGGCAGCAAAAGACGAGGAGAAGGCGCGCCGGCGGTGGGAACGGGCGGAGGTGCGACTCGAGAAGATCCTGGAGGATGCGTGCACGAGGCTGACGCTCGCCGAGTTCAGGAAGCTCCCGAACCACAAGCAGCAGCCGTACCAGCAGTGCCTCCTCACCTTCTCGGTGTTCCCACTCGACTCACAGGTGAAGAAGCAGGCCGTGACGTACTGGTGGTCCACGCGGTTCAACCTTCCGTcggagaggggcggcggcgcggacggGATCTTCTCGAAGCTCTCCGGCGGCGGCTTCCTCGAGCCGATCAAGAACGGCAGCACCAGGGTCATCTACGGCTGCCGGGTGAACCCGCTGGTGCACTGGATGGCGAAGCGGCTGGCGAGGGAGAAGGAGTGCGCCGACCTTGACGACCCCGGTGGCCCGGCTTTCAGCCAGCCCAAGTCGGAGGTCCTCTGCCTCACGGCGGGCAATCGTGCCCGGATGCAGAAACTGCGAGAGGAGGACGGCTTGCGACCCCGGACCCGGCCCAAGCCCAACCAAACAATGGCGCCTCCTTCGGCTACGCAAGCAGTCGGGGGCCCATCCCAG AAGCTCCAGGAGGACAATGATTCGCAGGCCCAGTTGAAACCCAGTCCATCAAAGATGCCTCCTGAGGGTATTGTAGCACCAGGTGGGCTCCCATCCCAG GATCAACAAGATAAGACCAAACGGGATGATGAAATGTTGGAGACTGCGATACTCCTCATCGAGTTTGAAAGGAAGAAAGTCATCCTCAACATTGACGCGCACGTGTACCGACTCCCGGAGCCCTTGCTCACCAAGCTCGCCGACCGCCTGGAAGTGCTGCAGCTCGGCCGGTGGGGGAACACCGACGACGAGACATACATGGAGGTGGAAACTCTGGAGTCGCTGAGCGCCATCGGCAAGCTGAAGAACCTCCGGTACCTGAGCGTGCGCGGGTTGTCCCGGCTGACGGAGCTCCCAAGCGAGGTCCGGAGGCTCCGGAAGCTGGCCATCTTGGACGTGCGCGGGTGCCAGAACCTGGTCAAGCTGCCGTCGTCCACCGTGAAGAAGCTCGTGGCGCTGACCCACCTGGACCTCACCGAGTGCTACATGCTGGAGCACATCGGGCGGGGGGTCGCCGCCCTGCCGGAGCTGCGCGTGTTCAAGGGCTTCGTGTTCGGCGTCGGCAAGCGGCGGCGCGACGCGTGCAGGCTGCAGCACCTCGCCAAGCTGAAGAAGCTCTGGAAGCTCAGCGTCAACGTCACCACCGACGCCAACGTCGAGCAGGACGAGATGAAGCAGCTCGCGAAGCTCGCCGGGCTCCTGTCGCTCACGGTTACGTGGGGTGAGAGGCCGAGCATATTGCTGgatgatactagcaagaaaattcaAAAGCAGCTGCAAGATCTCCTTGATACGTGGACCTGCCTCCGGCTACCGCCGCAGCTCGATAAGCTGGACGTCCGGTGCTACCCCGAGGGCACGCTGCCGTTGGGGACGTGGCTCAACGGCAACAAGAAACTCAAGAAGCTCTACGTGAGAGGCGGGGAGGTGAAGGAGCTCGACATCCCCGGAGGCAACGTCATCGAGACCCTGCGCCTCAGGTACCTCAAAGAGTTCGAGCTGAATTGGACGACTGAACTGCTCCCGAAGTTGAATAGGAATACCATTAAGTGTGTGGAGGTTGTCGATAAGGATTCTAAAGTGGTGAAGGCTCAAACCAAAGGTAAGGTTAAGCTAAATGAGAAGGAGGGGACAGAGAAAGAAAAGCTGATTCCCATTAAGAAGCGGATGCACATACCAGTGTGTACCGTGGATgaacatggggtgtgggtgagggATCTCAAGGAAGAAGATGCCGGTGGCCAAACTCCAGGTAAAGCCCAAACTCCAGGTAAAGCAGAAGGTGCTACCGGCGTTGCCAAAGCTGAAAAAGGTGTTGACGATGCCGGCAAAGCGCTAAAAG AAGTGAAAGAAGAAGATAAGCCAAGCAACCTCAAAGGCACCAAAGGAGAAAATGAGCAACCAACACTAGCCAAGGAAGACAGTGGAGCTACTGATGAGATAAAAACCGTTGATGGTGGAGATAAGAACCATGAGATTGTTAATAAAGAGAACGACAACAAGAAGGAGGCAAAAGATGAAGAGCGCAATCCCATGAAGAAGGGTGCACAAGTACATGAGCCTAACACAGATGAGAATAAGGTGCAGGCGGGCGATGAGAAGGAGGAACTCAAAGAGACCGCGGAGAAGCAAGCGTCACCTACTCTCGCCGTCGATCAGACAGTGGCTCCAGCGAGCGAGGGGGATATCAAGAAAGGTGTCGTCACCGATAAGACCCAAAAAGACAAAATAAGTG AAACCAAAGAAGAGAGGCAAGACGAACCAAGAGATGCCAAAGGACAAGATGAGCCACCTAGCAAGCAAGACACAGGAAACACCGATGAACCACAAACAG AAGGTGAAGACAAAGGCAAAGACGACGAGCAGCCCATTGACGAAGacggaggcggcggtggcggcggcgatacAGCCACCGGTGATGCGACGAGCTCGCAGGCGTCGAAGCCTAAAGAGGAGACCCCAGCTCTTAAAGCAGCAGCTTCTCCCCCGGCGGCACCACCAGCATTATCGCCCGCAACTACCGGCGCTGCTCCAGCTGCCGTGGAGGCCAAGGAACATGGGAAGGCTGGCCAAGATGATGGACCAACAGGCACCCGTGCGGTGGTAGAGAATAATTGA